A window of Fragaria vesca subsp. vesca linkage group LG7, FraVesHawaii_1.0, whole genome shotgun sequence contains these coding sequences:
- the LOC101305309 gene encoding two-component response regulator-like APRR5-like, translating to MKNNGGESSSGVVMRWEKLLPGMNMRVLLVEADDSTRHIIAALLRKCSYRVAAVPDGLKAWEILKARCHKIDLILMEVDLPSISGFALLTLIMEHEICKNIPVIMMSSQDSINTVYKCMTRGVSDYLVKPIRKNELRNLWQHVWRRQSLARNNPQDESVGQQKIEGTSDNDAHSSGYVACAQRNKETDEKGTDSQSSCTKPDFEAESMDMQEFSQKIQAKNFLDDLRVQKDEGNTNCGEKLLMHENEARGPAVNVYKDKLAAPLGEVAMPESHRRDANMGSEACDDNDLLVNSSRNVTDFFGVSSCYPISNQRNSSSSNRPCTYDSAPQLDLSLRRSDSNGFETQVTEKRHTLGRSNASAFSRYINRPLQPQNPLTEINERQNAYETTSEKPASPVYMDCDTPAATSSIPRSVITPATGQSNQSEIGTSCPQQKLFPLPVPVKGVRFNNLCNGYGTVLPPTFCTQSSPSPMRSTAAQQEPSFLMSSYYPTNPQNHKPEHVYDPAYHSKVAMDHNQTMQQQEQRYDEGLISSKNDQSATSSFCNGNASHLNRNNSIGYGSACGSNNVDQAAIFRAAPESKNEDSFFNQSGNNRSIQREAALNKFRLKRKDRCYEKKVRYESRKKLAEQRPRIKGQFVRQVTDPSPTEADGNAYDD from the exons ATGAAGAACAATGGTGGTGAGTCATCAAGTGGGGTTGTGATGAGGTGGGAGAAGCTTCTTCCTGGAATGAACATGAGGGTGTTGTTGGTTGAGGCTGATGACTCTACAAGGCATATTATAGCTGCTTTGCTCAGGAAATGTAGCTACAGAG TTGCTGCTGTACCTGATGGCTTAAAAGCATGGGAAATACTGAAGGCAAGGTGCCATAAGATAGACCTCATACTGATGGAAGTAGATCTGCCATCAATATCTGGATTTGCTTTGCTTACGCTAATCATGGAGCATGAGATCTGCAAAAACATTCCTGTTATAA TGATGTCCTCTCAGGATTCGATTAACACAGTTTACAAATGCATGACAAGAGGTGTTTCTGACTATCTTGTTAAGCCAATTAGAAAGAATGAACTGAGAAACCTGTGGCAGCATGTTTGGAGGAGACAATCT TTGGCCAGAAATAACCCCCAAGACGAGAGTGTCGGACAACAAAAGATTGAAGGAACATCTGATAATGATGCTCATTCTAGTGGTTATGTGGCATGTGCTCAGAGGAATAAGGAAACCGATGAAAAAGGGACTGATTCTCAG AGCTCTTGTACAAAGCCAGATTTTGAGGCTGAGAGTATGGATATGCAGGAATTTTCACAGAAGATACAGGCTAAAAATTTTCTGGATGACTTAAGAGTGCAGAAAGATGAAGGGAACACCAATTGTGGCGAAAAGTTGCTTATGCATGAAAATGAAGCCAGAG GACCAGCAGTGAATGTGTACAAGGACAAATTAGCAGCTCCACTAGGTGAGGTCGCCATGCCAGAAAGTCATAGGAGAGATGCTAATATGGGCAGTGAAGCTTGTGATGATAATGATCTCCTTGTCAATTCTTCAAGAAATGTCACAGACTTCTTTGGAGTATCCAGCTGTTATCCAATTAGCAACCAGAGAAATTCTTCATCAAGTAATAGACCTTGTACATATGATTCTGCTCCGCAGTTGGACCTTTCTTTGAGAAGATCAGATTCTAATGGCTTTGAGACTCAAGTTACTGAGAAAAGACATACCCTGGGCCGCTCTAACGCCTCAGCCTTTTCAAG ATACATCAACAGACCATTGCAGCCCCAGAATCCATTGACTGAAATAAACGAGCGACAAAATGCATATGAAACTACATCAGAGAAGCCTGCATCCCCTGTATATATGGATTGTGATACTCCTGCTGCCACTTCAAGTATTCCGAGGAGTGTCATCACGCCAGCTACTGGGCAGTCTAACCAATCTGAAATTGGAACGTCATGCCCTCAGCAGAAATTATTTCCTCTTCCTGTTCCCGTTAAAGGTGTAAGGTTTAACAATCTATGCAACGGGTATGGTACTGTACTGCCTCCAACGTTTTGCACACAATCAAGTCCATCACCAATGAGAAGTACAGCTGCCCAGCAGGAACCCTCATTTCTTATGAGTTCATATTATCCGACTAATCCTCAAAACCATAAACCAGAGCATGTGTATGACCCAGCTTATCATTCCAAGGTTGCCATGGACCACAACCAGACAATGCAGCAGCAGGAACAAAGATACGATGAGGGGCTTATATCTTCAAAAAATGATCAGAGTGCAACTAGTAGTTTCTGCAATGGCAATGCAAGTCATCTTAATAGGAATAATAGCATAGGGTATGGAAGTGCTTGTGGAAGTAACAACGTTGATCAGGCGGCTATATTTAGAGCTGCTCCAGAGAGCAAGAATGAAGACAGTTTCTTCAATCAAAGTGGAAATAATCGATCAATCCAAAGAGAAGCAGCTCTAAACAAATTCAGGTTGAAGAGGAAAGATAGATGTTATGAGAAGAAG GTTCGTTACGAGAGCAGAAAGAAGCTTGCAGAGCAGCGTCCAAGAATAAAAGGACAATTTGTTCGTCAAGTTACTGATCCTTCACCTACAGAAGCTGATGGCAATGCATATGATGATTAA
- the LOC101302412 gene encoding uncharacterized protein LOC101302412, which yields MVSAYALFTHPFPTPSFFDSPFPYPLPPTAHISHSLLSTFHNHQWSSLPTLAKTPRPDPNPLLTQLGFRPNLQCSSSPITADIGTVFSLLQAVGIDDKEAKVLLNKNPVLSFTSLDCLRARIECFNSVGLDGLVLSNLITKCPNLLTAEEIGPFLSFVRHDLAGKIEPGQLRKLFRAADVRFLVGFDEKVGLLLRRGVSDEKIVDVLNKVNLYKALCLKSVEDIDTTITFLNRFGGIDLIVRRPSLLNYDLETQLAPRVEFLTEVSGGDENATGVLLGKLPAILSYTVDHTKGHVELLRSFAGLSDEQIFKILLVFPNVVSASRERKMRPRIKFLKECGLSSNDIYKFLIKAPLFLGLSFEDNLAYKLVFLVKIGYRYRTRDMAAAIGSATRTSSDNLQRVIELFLSYGFSCADIVVMSRRHPQILQYSHGALEKKMEYLINEMGREIGELLAFPAFLGYKLDDRIKARYEVKRKILGEGMSLNKLLTVSSESFTPKTPAYVIDLNVE from the exons ATGGTCTCAGCCTACGCTCTCTTCACACACCCTTTCCCCACTCCTTCTTTCTTTGATTCTCCATTTCCATACCCACTTCCTCCCACCGCTCATATCTCACACTCTTTACTCTCAACCTTCCATAACCATCAATGGTCTTCTCTGCCAACACTCGCTAAAACCCCAAGACCCGACCCAAACCCGTTACTAACCCAACTGGGTTTCCGACCCAATCTCCAATGCAGTTCCAGTCCAATCACGGCCGATATAG GGACAGTGTTCTCGCTGTTGCAAGCGGTTGGAATCGATGACAAAGAAGCAAAAGTTCTGTTAAACAAGAACCCGGTTCTGTCTTTTACGTCTTTGGATTGTTTACGAGCTCGGATTGAGTGCTTTAATTCAGTTGGACTAGATGGGCTTGTGCTTTCCAATTTGATCACCAAATGTCCGAACTTGTTAACTGCTGAGGAGATTGGTCCCTTTTTGAGTTTTGTCCGTCATGATTTGGCAGGCAAGATTGAGCCAGGGCAGCTGAGGAAGCTTTTCCGGGCAGCAGACGTTAGATTCTTGGTGGGATTTGATGAGAAAGTAGGATTGCTTCTTCGTCGCGGTGTTTCGGATGAGAAGATTGTGGATGTTCTCAACAAGGTGAATCTGTACAAGGCATTGTGTCTTAAGTCAGTTGAGGATATTGATACGACTATTACGTTTTTGAACCGTTTTGGTGGGATTGATTTGATTGTGAGGCGTCCTTCGCTACTGAATTATGACTTGGAGACTCAGCTGGCTCCGAGAGTTGAGTTTCTCACTGAGGTTAGTGGTGGAGATGAAAATGCCACCGGGGTATTGTTGGGTAAGCTCCCTGCGATTTTGAGCTACACTGTGGATCATACTAAAGGGCATGTTGAGTTGTTGAGGTCTTTTGCTGGTTTAAGTGATGAACAGATATTCAAAATCTTGCTTGTTTTCCCCAATGTGGTTAGTGCCAGCAGGGAGAGGAAAATGCGTCCGAGAATTAAGTTTCTGAAGGAATGTGGGTTGAGTTCGAATGATATCTACAAGTTCTTGATCAAAGCTCCATTGTTTCTAGGCTTGTCGTTTGAAGACAACCTTGCATATAAGCTTGTGTTTTTGGTGAAGATTGGGTATAGGTATAGAACAAGGGACATGGCAGCAGCAATAGGATCTGCCACCAGAACAAGCTCTGATAACTTGCAAAGAGTGATCGAGCTGTTCTTGAGTTATGGTTTTTCGTGTGCCGACATTGTTGTCATGAGCAGGAGGCATCCTCAGATACTGCAGTACAGTCATGGTGCTTTGGAGAAGAAGATGGAGTACTTGATAAATGAAATGGGTCGTGAAATCGGAGAGTTATTAGCCTTCCCTGCATTCCTTGGATACAAACTTGATGACAGAATTAAAGCCAGGTATGAAGTGAAGAGGAAAATTTTGGGGGAAGGAATGTCACTGAATAAGCTCTTAACTGTTTCATCCGAGAGTTTTACACCGAAAACGCCAGCTTATGTAATTGATCTGAACGTGGAATGA
- the LOC101312490 gene encoding ribosome-binding factor PSRP1, chloroplastic-like — protein sequence MAALFSLPSSSFLAKPQSSKLSSDFSNFLNPCQNLRPISISIRPRSKEHGVKMSWDGPLSSVKLIIQGKHLELTEPVKKHVEEKVGKAILKHSHLVREADVRLSVRGGEQKGPKIRRCEVTLFTKKHGVFRAEEEGETLIASIDMASSIIQRKLRKIKEKESDHGRHMKGFNRLKVREAQLPVEVEESGPQDEEEDLLDEVVRTKYFDMPPLTVAEAVDQLENLDHDFYAFRNEETGEINILYRRKEGGYGVIIPKGSGKANKVENVVVERAYEHTAAE from the exons ATGGCTGCTCTTTTTAGTCTACCATCTTCTAGCTTCTTGGCAAAGCCCCAAAGCTCCAAGCTTTCATCTGACTTTTCCAATTTCCTGAACCCATGTCAGAATTTGAGACCCATCTCGATTTCTATAAGACCCAGAAGCAAGGAGCATGGTGTGAAGATGTCCTGGGATGGTCCATTGTCTTCTGTCAAGCTGATCATACAGGGAAAGCACTTGGAG TTGACAGAACCAGTGAAGAAGCATGTGGAAGAAAAAGTTGGAAAGGCGATTCTAAAGCACAGCCACCTGGTGAGGGAAGCCGATGTTCGGTTGTCTGTTCGTGGTGGAGAGCAAAAAGGCCCAAAGATTAGAAGGTGTGAG GTCACTTTGTTCACCAAAAAGCATGGAGTGTTCCGGGCTGAGGAAGAAGGTGAGACACTTATTGCAAGCATAGATATGGCTTCTTCCATCATCCAGAGGAAGTTGAGGAAAATCAAGGAGAAGGAATCAGACCATGGCCGCCACATGAAAGGCTTTAACAGATTGAAAGTCAGGGAGGCACAACTCCCCGTGGAAGTGGAAGAATCAGGTCCCCAGGATGAAGAGGAAGACTTGTTGGATGAGGTTGTTCGTACAAAGTACTTCGACATGCCACCTTTGACAGTAGCTGAAGCAGTAGATCAACTGGAGAACCTTGATCATGACTTCTATGCTTTCAGAAATGAAGAAACTG GTGAAATTAACATTCTATACAGAAGAAAGGAAGGAGGCTATGGGGTTATTATACCCAAAGGAAGTGGGAAAGCTAATAAGGTGGAGAATGTGGTGGTAGAACGTGCTTATGAACACACTGCGGCAGAGTAA
- the LOC101306175 gene encoding uncharacterized protein LOC101306175, with translation MGLIGALHEILEMVKIEYTDFVMLLGPLWTAFLIGIVIGWAWKPKWATFGQEKLNSSVSKALDLSSMPTSPARSVMSPPLKGFSSAPCLFQGYEAWIINNAVHNAVQKRLSPSPIEFDDQSTSQMNEKKSDVVAQEDVEHLCQLVDMKDGGPSWIHMMDRSTPTMTCQVWRRDPKIGPPQYRSRTVYEDVTPELVRDFFWDDEFRLKWDDMLSEATTLDECPTTGTMVVQWIKKFPFFCKDREYIIGRRIWESGRLYYCVTKGVPYPSIPRHDKLRRVDNYYSSWCIQAAESRHDNGQLSACEVQLFHQEDMGIPWEIAKLAVRKGMWDTVKNIESGLRAYQKQRALGGIISRPAFMAQINTKISLEYLKASAGTEVSSQTAVVTASDDKPFGGNIRNLIIIGGSILLACTLDRGYLVKTIISGVANKFGNVGKKSKPK, from the exons ATGGGTCTGATTGGTGCGCTGCATGAGATTTTGGAGATGGTGAAAATAGAGTACACCGACTTTGTGATGCTTCTGGGTCCTTTGTGGACGGCTTTTCTTATTGGTATTGTGATTGGTTGGGCGTGGAAGCCAAAGTGGGCAACATTTGGTCAGGAAAAACTGAACTCCTCTGTTTCTAAAGCCTTGGATTTGTCATCCATGCCTACTTCTCCGGCTAGGTCTGTGATGTCACCACCACTAAAAGGGTTCTCATCAGCACCGTGCTTGTTCCAGGGCTATGAAGCTTGGATTATTAACAATGCAGTTCATAATGCTGTGCAGAAGAGGCTTTCTCCCTCACCTATCGAATTTGATGACCAGAG TACATCGCAGATGAATGAGAAGAAGTCTGATGTGGTGGCTCAGGAGGATGTAGAACATCTATGTCAGCTTGTTGATATGAAAGATGGAGGTCCGAGTTGGATACATATGATGGATCGTTCGACTCCAACTATGACTTGTCAAGTTTGGCGTAGGGATCCCAAG ATTGGTCCTCCTCAATATCGTAGCAGGACTGTGTATGAGGATGTAACACCGGAGCTAGTGAGGGACTTTTTCTGGGATGATGAGTTCCGGTTAAAGTGGGATGACATGCTTAGTGAGGCCACGACCTTAGATGAGTGCCCAACCACAGGAACAATGGTTGTTCAGTGGATAAAAAAG TTCCCTTTCTTCTGTAAAGACAGAGAATACATAATAGGACGGCGAATTTGGGAGTCAGGAAGGTTGTATTATTGTGTGACAAAG GGAGTACCCTATCCTTCTATTCCAAGGCATGACAAACTAAGACGTGTGGATAACTACTACTCAAGTTGGTGCATTCAAGCAG CTGAATCAAGACACGACAATGGCCAGCTCAGTGCATGTGAAGTTCAACTGTTTCATCAAGAGGATATGGGGATCCCATGGGAAATCGCAAAACTTGCTGTACGAAAAGGAATGTGGGATACTGTAAAGAACATAGAGTCTGGTTTACGTGCTTACCAGAAACAAAGAGCGTTAGGGGGGATAATTTCTCGGCCTGCCTTTATGGCGCAAATCAACACCAAAATAAGTCTAGAGTATCTGAAAGCTTCCGCTGGCACCGAGGTTTCATCACAAACTGCAGTGGTGACTGCATCTGATGACAAGCCTTTCGGTGGGAACATACGAAATCTCATAATAATTGGTGGGAGTATTCTTCTTGCATGCACTCTTGACCGGGGGTATCTGGTAAAGACAATAATATCCGGTGTGGCCAATAAGTTCGGAAATGTGGGGAAGAAATCAAAACCAAAGTGA
- the LOC101311914 gene encoding protein TRANSPARENT TESTA GLABRA 1-like, which yields MENSTLESHLGPENSVTYDSPYPLYAMAFSPAARARHHHPKIAVGSFIEEFSNRVDILSFDPDTLTLKPNPSLSFDHPYPPTKLMFHPNPNTLHKSHDILASSGDYLRLWEVKDSSVDRLEPISVLNNSKTSEFCAPLTSFDWNEIEPRRIGTSSIDTTCTIWDIEKGVVETQLIAHDKEVYDIAWGEARVFASVSADGSVRIFDLRDKEHSTIIYESPQPDTPLLRLAWNKQDLRYMATILMDSNKVVILDIRSPTMPVAELERHRGSVNAIAWAPQSARHICSGGDDSQALIWELPTVAGPNGIDPMSMYSAGAEINQLQWSAGQPDWIAIAFSNKMQLLKV from the coding sequence ATGGAGAATTCGACCCTCGAATCCCACCTCGGTCCCGAAAACTCCGTCACCTACGACTCCCCCTACCCTCTCTACGCCATGGCATTCTCCCCCGCCGCCCGCGCCCGCCACCACCACCCCAAAATCGCCGTCGGCAGCTTCATCGAGGAGTTCTCCAACCGGGTCGACATTCTCTCCTTCGACCCGGACACCCTAACCCTAAAACCCAATCCTTCTCTCTCCTTTGACCACCCCTACCCTCCCACCAAGCTCATGTTCCACCCAAACCCCAACACCCTCCACAAGTCCCACGACATCCTCGCCTCCTCCGGCGACTACCTCCGCCTCTGGGAGGTCAAAGATTCCTCCGTTGACCGCCTCGAGCCAATTTCGGTTCTCAACAACTCCAAAACCTCCGAGTTCTGCGCGCCGCTGACGTCATTCGACTGGAACGAGATCGAGCCGCGGCGGATCGGGACCTCCAGCATCGACACGACGTGCACGATCTGGGACATCGAGAAAGGCGTCGTCGAGACGCAGCTGATCGCGCACGACAAGGAGGTCTACGACATCGCGTGGGGCGAGGCTAGGGTTTTCGCGTCGGTCTCCGCCGACGGATCGGTGAGAATATTTGATCTGAGAGATAAAGAACACTCGACGATCATATACGAGAGTCCTCAGCCGGACACGCCGCTGCTCCGATTGGCGTGGAACAAGCAGGACTTGAGGTACATGGCGACGATTTTGATGGATAGTAACAAGGTTGTGATACTGGATATTCGGTCGCCGACGATGCCGGTGGCGGAGCTGGAGAGGCACAGAGGGAGTGTGAATGCGATTGCGTGGGCGCCGCAGAGCGCCAGGCATATTTGCTCGGGTGGGGATGACTCGCAGGCGCTGATTTGGGAGCTGCCGACGGTGGCGGGGCCGAATGGGATTGATCCTATGTCGATGTACTCGGCTGGCGCCGAGATTAATCAGCTGCAGTGGTCTGCTGGGCAGCCGGATTGGATTGCCATTGCGTTTTCGAACAAGATGCAGCTCTTGAAGGTTTGA
- the LOC101292938 gene encoding uncharacterized protein LOC101292938: MSQALSKSPKHCGDKQGLKINKHCKKLFAAFSTLFTTILCLILLVWLILHPTKPQFSLKEAGIYLLNLSGSNNLLNSSVQLTLLSKNPNQKVGIYYDELKVYAQYKGQQITVYTSLPPFYQGHEDSNLLTVSLIGNGLPVAPSFGYEVGRDQTAGRLVLNLKVLGRLRWKVGTWVSGRYRVNVDCVAVMAFGPSLPSGPLTTRQGTQCSTTV, encoded by the coding sequence ATGTCTCAAGCCCTCTCGAAATCTCCTAAACACTGTGGCGATAAGCAAGGACTGAAAATTAACAAGCACTGCAAGAAGCTATTTGCAGCATTCTCTACACTATTCACTACAATCCTCTGTTTAATACTACTTGTCTGGCTTATTCTACACCCCACCAAGCCTCAGTTCTCTCTCAAAGAAGCTGGTATCTACCTCCTCAACCTCTCCGGAAGCAATAACCTCCTCAACTCCTCCGTCCAACTCACCCTGCTTTCCAAGAACCCCAATCAAAAAGTTGGCATTTACTACGACGAGCTCAAAGTATATGCTCAATACAAAGGCCAACAGATCACAGTTTACACATCTCTGCCTCCTTTCTACCAAGGACATGAAGACAGCAATCTCCTCACAGTTTCTTTGATTGGAAATGGTCTGCCTGTGGCTCCCTCTTTCGGTTATGAAGTGGGACGTGATCAGACGGCTGGGAGACTTGTATTGAATCTCAAAGTGCTCGGACGACTAAGGTGGAAGGTAGGGACTTGGGTGTCCGGGAGATACAGAGTGAACGTGGATTGCGTTGCTGTTATGGCTTTCGGTCCTTCTCTCCCATCAGGGCCACTCACTACTAGGCAGGGGACTCAGTGTTCTACCACTGTCTGA
- the LOC101313650 gene encoding uncharacterized protein LOC101313650: MLCSVRATKSGPNWLDRLRSNKGFPACDNLDLDHFLKHNPTSSSESPNPNADSTPLVSNRPESSGPTRDAKKGEALLGLMSTAISELFFIDGSEESSRLSGKKVPRKQTHPRLCVTSKLKSSGSIGNDVNDLRTVPSLNSKNEVELEERGERELKGYSKSEVTVIDTSCEVWKTEKLVFRRKSVWKVREKKSKVRSFGRNKRKVVSGDEEGDDGIEEKRKKKKEAEVSDQCISLNPIENSRNDARKEVCKDATDNLNDRGKDFCKDNMPDDREDSEKGFPLKPRKTIKDGSSLVFIKGIPTDEKNEGKLPRKCLKDSQRKFKA, from the exons ATGCTCTGCTCCGTCCGCGCCACCAAGTCCGGTCCCAACTGGCTGGACCGCCTCCGGTCCAACAAGGGCTTCCCTGCCTGCGACAACCTCGACCTCGACCACTTCCTTAAACATAACCCCACCTCCTCCTCGGAATCCCCAAACCCCAATGCCGACTCAACTCCACTTGTCTCAAATCGACCCGAATCTTCCGGTCCGACCCGAGACGCCAAAAAGGGAGAGGCATTGCTGGGCCTGATGAGCACCGCCATCTCCGAGCTGTTCTTCATCGACGGCTCCGAAGAAAGCTCCAGACTTTCCGGGAAAAAAGTCCCCAGAAAACAAACCCACCCCAGACTCTGTGTCACTAGCAAACTCAAGAGCTCAGGCAGCATTGGAAATGACGTAAATGACCTTAGGACTGTGCCTTCGTTGAATTCGAAGAATGAGGTAGAGTTGGAGGAGAGAGGGGAGAGAGAGCTGAAGGGGTATTCGAAGAGCGAAGTGACGGTGATCGATACGAGCTGTGAAGTTTGGAAGACGGAGAAGTTGGTGTTTAGGAGAAAGAGTGTTTGGAAAGTGAGGGAGAAGAAGAGCAAGGTGAGGAGCTTTGGGAGGAATAAGAGGAAAGTGGTGAGTGGTGATGAGGAAGGTGATGATGGCATTGAGGAGAAGAGGAAGAAGAAGAAGGAAGCCGAGGTTTCGGATCAATGTATATCTCTCAACCCCATTGAA AATTCACGGAATGACGCAAGGAAGGAAGTCTGCAAAGACGCCACTGATAATCTTAATGACAGAGGGAAAGATTTCTGTAAAGACAACATGCCAGATGACAGAGAAGATTCAGAAAAGGG GTTTCCTTTGAAACCAAGAAAAACAATAAAGGATGGCTCGTCTCTTGTCTTTATTAAAGGCATTCCCACGGATGAGAAAAATGAAGGAAAGCTTCCCAGGAAGTGTCTGAAGGACAGCCAAAGGAAATTCAAGGCATGA
- the LOC101313935 gene encoding uncharacterized protein LOC101313935: protein MPPPQQPPPIRNSHVNLPDLLLTALSVFYLFSSSSSKIKPPLPNFPSYPRRFIKIPTMSLHHHNHHRSFATPQSLSDWLKPRLRSDSLASWGVKPGTKNVHNLWLELSEGESSLADSTPPVRTVHVVTVRVIDDRNRVLVESEQELSDGSVRTRGRPLSEKMKPGEDPITAANRAVLEELGSVLNGSGQVKIVPGSYSKKVEERSSASYPGLPACYEVHSVDATVEGLPEEDFVTEEEHEYADSGERRVANEAVSVKKHFWKWVSPDSINS from the coding sequence ATGCCACCGCCACAACAACCACCACCAATCAGAAACAGCCACGTCAACCTCCCCGATCTCCTCCTCACCGCCCTCTCCGTCTTCTACCTCTTCTCCTCCTCCTCCTCCAAAATTAAACCCCCACTCCCCAATTTCCCATCCTACCCTCGCCGATTCATCAAAATTCCCACAATGTCCCTCCACCACCACAACCACCACCGCAGCTTCGCCACGCCGCAGTCGCTCTCCGACTGGCTCAAGCCGCGCCTCCGCTCCGACTCGCTCGCCTCCTGGGGCGTCAAACCAGGGACCAAGAACGTCCACAACCTCTGGCTCGAGCTCTCCGAAGGCGAAAGCTCCCTAGCCGACTCCACCCCGCCGGTTCGGACCGTCCACGTCGTCACGGTTCGGGTCATCGACGATCGGAACCGGGTCCTGGTCGAATCGGAGCAAGAACTCTCCGACGGCAGCGTCAGGACACGTGGCAGGCCTCTATCGGAGAAGATGAAGCCCGGGGAGGATCCGATAACGGCGGCGAACCGGGCCGTGTTGGAGGAGCTCGGGTCGGTACTGAACGGGTCGGGTCAAGTGAAGATTGTGCCCGGTTCGTATAGCAAGAAGGTGGAGGAGAGAAGCTCGGCGAGTTATCCGGGGCTGCCGGCGTGTTACGAGGTGCATTCGGTGGATGCGACGGTGGAGGGGTTGCCGGAGGAGGATTTCGTGACGGAGGAGGAGCATGAGTATGCGGATTCCGGCGAGAGGCGTGTTGCGAATGAGGCTGTGTCTGTGAAGAAGCATTTCTGGAAATGGGTTAGTCCTGATTCGATAAACTCTTGA
- the LOC101309098 gene encoding MATE efflux family protein 9-like codes for MMDAEKQRGGLESPLIPAPHEHALQSRKGLLNKDEIVEEVKKQLLLAGPLVSSNFLLFGTQVISVMYVGHLGELSLAGASMATSFASVTGLSLILGMCSALDTFCGQSYGAKQYRMLGIHMQRAMLVLLLVSIPLATIWFNAGRILQFLGQDPEISSAAGDYARLMIPCIFAYAILQCHARFLQTQNNVVPMIVSTGTATLLHFLICWLLVYKTSLGYKGAALANAITYWINALLLFLYVRISPSCKRTWTGFSKEAFHGLPTFLRLSIPSALMLSLEIWSFEMSVLVSGFLPNPKLETSVLSISLNTCAMAYMIPLAFSGAASTRVSNQLGAGQPRLARLAACVSLCLVVIEGIIVAAVMILGRNVWGYCYSNEKQIVDYVGEMLIFVAISHFADGPQSVFSGVIRGSGQQKIGAYVNLGAFYLIGIPTGLVFAFGLHIGGKGLWIGIVLAVFVQALSLAIIVICTDWDKEVKKASDRVHKAISAGDVS; via the exons ATGATGGATGCAGAGAAACAAAGAGGCGGTCTTGAATCGCCTTTGATTCCTGCTCCTCATGAACATGCTCTACAATCAAGAAAGGGATTGCTGAATAAAGATGAAATCGTCGAGGAAGTGAAGAAGCAGCTTTTGTTAGCAGGGCCACTTGTGTCATCGAACTTCCTGCTATTTGGTACGCAAGTAATTTCAGTCATGTATGTTGGTCATCTTGGAGAGCTTTCACTTGCAGGTGCTTCAATGGCCACTTCGTTCGCTTCAGTCACCGGTCTGAGCTTAATA TTGGGAATGTGTAGCGCACTGGACACTTTCTGTGGTCAATCCTATGGAGCAAAACAGTATCGAATGCTTGGTATACATATGCAGAGGGCAATGCTTGTTCTTTTGCTGGTGAGCATTCCTCTTGCAACCATATGGTTCAATGCAGGAAGGATTCTTCAGTTCTTGGGTCAAGATCCAGAGATATCCTCTGCTGCAGGAGATTATGCTCGTTTGATGATACCTTGCATTTTCGCTTATGCGATCCTACAATGTCATGCTAGATTCTTGCAAACACAGAACAATGTGGTTCCTATGATTGTTAGCACCGGAACGGCAACACTATTACACTTTCTTATCTGTTGGCTTCTGGTATACAAGACCAGCCTCGGATACAAAGGCGCTGCTTTGGCAAACGCCATCACCTATTGGATCAACGCATTGTTATTATTTCTGTATGTCAGAATATCTCCATCCTGCAAAAGGACGTGGACTGGATTCTCAAAAGAGGCCTTCCATGGACTTCCCACTTTTCTAAGACTATCAATTCCTTCAGCTCTCATGCTCAG CTTAGAGATCTGGTCCTTTGAAATGTCGGTTCTTGTATCTGGTTTTCTTCCAAATCCCAAGCTTGAAACCTCAGTCCTGTCAATCAG CCTTAACACATGTGCAATGGCATACATGATTCCCCTTGCATTCAGTGGTGCAGCAAG CACAAGAGTATCAAATCAATTGGGTGCTGGGCAACCGAGACTGGCACGTCTAGCTGCATGTGTTTCACTCTGCCTTGTTGTCATTGAAGGCATCATTGTTGCTGCTGTAATGATATTGGGTCGAAACGTATGGGGATATTGTTACAGCAATGAAAAACAAATTGTGGATTATGTTGGTGAAATGTTGATTTTTGTTGCGATATCCCACTTTGCTGATGGACCTCAATCTGTTTTCTCAG GCGTCATAAGAGGAAGTGGGCAGCAGAAGATTGGAGCATATGTTAATCTGGGAGCTTTTTATCTTATAGGCATTCCTACTGGGCTAGTTTTTGCGTTTGGCCTCCACATTGGAGGAAAG GGTCTTTGGATAGGAATTGTCCTCGCGGTATTTGTGCAAGCACTAAGTCTTGCAATCATAGTCATATGCACAGACTGGGATAAAGAA GTGAAGAAAGCTTCTGATAGGGTGCACAAGGCAATCAGTGCGGGTGATGTGTCGTAA